One Huiozyma naganishii CBS 8797 chromosome 4, complete genome genomic region harbors:
- the GAL4 gene encoding galactose-responsive transcription factor GAL4 (similar to Saccharomyces cerevisiae GAL4 (YPL248C); ancestral locus Anc_6.279) — protein MIRMKEEESRHHANSSTDQACDLCRIKKLKCSKDKPACRKCAKNGWNCTYSPKAKRSPLTRAHLTEVENELAYFQSLFNTLYPNQQLNDVMERLGTGMSDAPSAASLDTTRGASSSPVTRTGKDGSNVLFTQEVDGTCIPADILNGFNWSELSMASDAVNSNTFVNFLDGVNCGVYGPASKVSQMRSIKSNIHGFMTVNSIKQLVNDSSDNVTEGGLDRTNFIAGEGSQQHNVVLDKVFLTKKSTTKRYVQYYFEKFHPFHPIINEREFMAHFKSRDTLMVPDDIKDWASTKKTLSTDNIEWQFLLSIVLALGSWCNDGESTDIDRYYYKSAAFYLNDANMLLFTSSVNLIVTLNLFSLYLTIKNTFWNNLNSAYQINGLAIRMAVSLGLNIKDIPTSTENVTMLKQRKLLWYALVNQDILLNMHFDRSNLFNSLNYIPIDELQIFLNANEHKEFISITDMNQWLLLKLRTVNTCDYSTLLSTVNFLDKVGDKITHPVKDMLQLHINNFTIRKFVSVNDQLSETNVLEKVLELHLRSVRRLFLCIDSQLQTGKNRTSPFVAWCFVSQLFDFSATILKYLFDTRFPLVNTNYSTSNELMMHLKSIVKYLQVFKDLHLLQNSAIDFYLNLLNNVLSTTFSGNDNINVLRNPSTADDMPISANNTNNILSNNDQSYMKTANNGNNRLATITESSNLGANASYKPTKSYTNLINLLSNKLTTSPSVSFFPTSSNPPSNPTTPQILGLQDQPGWRPMNNENNPATENNPTFTGGTNSQTSMFPSMSMENPLTLMNNPLPGNPGINSNLNWNDNSAFSTVGFTNGLFNTTTMDDVYNYLFDDNTTVQNMPSSNIVSDVTASERTEDKPFMFRQPSTNSTGD, from the coding sequence ATGATCCGAAtgaaagaggaggagagtAGGCATCACGCCAATTCGAGTACAGACCAGGCGTGTGATCTGTGTAGAATCAAGAAGCTGAAATGCTCTAAGGACAAACCTGCGTGCAGGAAATGTGCGAAGAACGGTTGGAACTGTACTTATTCGCCGAAGGCGAAAAGGTCTCCGCTGACGAGAGCACATTTAACAGAAGTGGAGAACGAGCTGGCATATTTCCAGAGTCTCTTCAACACACTGTACCCGAACCAACAACTCAACGATGTCATGGAACGGTTGGGTACCGGTATGTCCGATGCTCCGTCGGCGGCCTCGCTTGATACAACCCGCGGTGCGTCGTCTAGTCCCGTGACGCGGACAGGCAAGGATGGCAGCAATGTTCTCTTCACCCAGGAGGTGGATGGTACTTGTATCCCTGCAGATATACTGAATGGGTTCAACTGGAGTGAGTTGTCCATGGCATCGGATGCGGTGAACTCCAACACTTTTGTCAATTTTCTGGACGGCGTAAACTGTGGGGTCTATGGCCCCGCATCGAAGGTCTCACAAATGAGGTCGATCAAGTCTAACATCCACGGGTTTATGACTGTAAACTCGATAAAACAATTAGTCAACGATTCAAGCGATAACGTCACAGAGGGTGGGCTAGACCGGACTAACTTTATCGCAGGCGAGGGATCGCAGCAACATAACGTGGTGTTGGATAAGGTCTTCTTaacaaagaaatcaacGACCAAACGATACGTGCAGTACTACTTCGAAAAATTTCATCCATTCCACCCGATAATAAATGAAAGGGAATTCATGGCCCACTTCAAAAGTAGGGACACGTTGATGGTGCCCGATGATATCAAGGACTGGGCCTCTACAAAGAAAACACTTTCGACGGATAATATCGAGTGGCAGTTCCTACTAAGTATTGTGCTGGCTCTCGGATCGTGGTGCAATGATGGTGAGTCCACTGATATTGATCGGTATTACTACAAGAGTGCCGCATTTTATTTGAATGATGCAAACATGCTCCTGTTTACAAGCTCTGTCAACCTGATAGTGACTTTGAACTTATTTTCCTTGTATCTTACAATTAAAAACACATTCTGGAATAACTTAAACTCCGCATACCAGATAAACGGTCTGGCTATTAGGATGGCAGTTTCACTGGGTCTGAATATAAAGGACATACCGACGTCCACCGAGAACGTAACTATGCTAAAACAGAGGAAACTGTTATGGTACGCACTAGTGAATCAAGATATACTCTTGAACATGCATTTCGATAGATCtaatttgttcaattcgCTAAACTATATTCCAATCGATGAGTTACAGATTTTTCTGAATGCCAACGAACACAAGGAGTTCATCTCTATCACCGATATGAACCAGTGGCTACTGTTGAAACTTAGAACAGTGAACACATGCGATTACAGCACGTTGCTTTCAACAGTTAATTTTCTTGATAAAGTTGGCGATAAAATTACACATCCAGTCAAAGATATGTTGCAACTTCACATCAACAATTTCACGATCAGGAAGTTTGTCTCCGTAAACGATCAATTGTCTGAGACTAATGttttggagaaagtgttAGAATTACATTTAAGATCAGTCAGGAGATTATTTTTATGCATAGATTCACAACTACAAACAGGGAAAAACAGAACGTCGCCTTTTGTAGCGTGgtgttttgtttctcaGCTGTTCGATTTCTCAGCGACAATTCTGAAATACTTGTTCGACACAAGGTTTCCCCTTGTTAATACTAATTATAGTACGTCCAACGAATTAATGATGCACCTGAAGTCAATTGTTAAGTACCTCcaagttttcaaagatttgcACCTTTTACAAAATTCCGCCATTGACTTTTAtttgaatttgttgaaTAATGTATTGTCCACTACCTTCTCAGGTAACGACAATATCAATGTACTGAGAAACCCATCAACAGCGGATGACATGCCCATTTCCGCTAATAACACTAATAATATTCTGAGCAATAATGACCAGTCCTATATGAAAACTGCCAATAACGGCAATAACAGATTAGCAACGATCACCGAATCCTCTAACCTGGGGGCAAATGCTTCTTATAAACCTACGAAGAGCTATACAAATCTGATAAACTTATTGTCGAACAAATTGACGACTTCACCAAGTGTATCATTCTTCCCAACTTCGTCCAATCCACCATCCAATCCTACCACCCCACAAATACTTGGTCTGCAAGACCAGCCTGGGTGGAGACCCATGAACAACGAAAACAACCCTGCAACCGAGAACAACCCAACTTTCACAGGAGGGACAAACTCGCAAACGTCAATGTTCCCCTCGATGTCAATGGAAAACCCGCTGACACTCATGAACAACCCATTGCCAGGCAACCCCGGAATAAACAGTAATTTGAACTGGAACGACAATTCAGCATTCAGCACGGTGGGGTTCACCAATGGATTGTTTAACACTACTACCATGGACGATGTGTACAATTACTTATTCGACGACAACACAACGGTGCAGAACATGCCAAGTAGCAATATTGTTTCCGATGTAACGGCCTCTGAGAGGACAGAGGATAAACCGTTCATGTTTCGTCAACCGTCCACAAATTCCACGGGTGATTGA
- the GYP5 gene encoding GTPase-activating protein GYP5 (similar to Saccharomyces cerevisiae GYL1 (YMR192W) and GYP5 (YPL249C); ancestral locus Anc_6.281), with protein MAKKGKRKNKSKQSQITSNTGTIAGDNTSVNQNETINDPAEVTADVTKPDDLNTEEVADHDTTAERADEDNLNTSITGDASAVPASAGDVPEEISSNIANEEQELDLNTLPNLKVDREVNEDLSAKEGGQIEAEVPTNKLETEINETVESISQLKESEKGNKVPRSPHADPDIATDTHDNDLNKDAQDGIVSGTTVKQDVEIGKNVDQLNESQSDLHIDDFDITSEDLIDEDNLNKTGIDESGNAFSEEPLELEVTKKNVEDIGKSKESDAEEEVVPSQKNIENYSLTSPKKDKDTSLGSVGIAAESTQDELEEIDFNSQPVTEEEPITKADEAEIADKESHNETNYRPEEESVNNVEDDANIKSNEDNESKSVSGVVDHDREETPENSARPTQTLNEVDAAPPPLPVRNDEGSKNLEPAIVSPPPLPMRSTSTPKQPSNGFKRDGEPSDNGIPNAWTPAASLLETKTPISNRSFGNFENYATPARSRFISTSSNQMSPVDPTIADVNLIVNRFRVASEQIGDVNPSVREGIEAGHSLLISSYTQLLSHHDEGSNEEPVAVEDLELKELSTTDWTFWTGVVNNFATVANQSPDKLEEEITRGIPRRIRGIIWQLIASSKSQEIEDLYQTLFSTESSHESNIKRDLQRTNFIPQDKVDSLFNILRVYSIFDPDVGYTQGMAFIATPLLLNCNSEAEAFGLLIALMKNYNVRSFFLPEMPGLMLMMYQFDRLLEENVPTLSNHLQREGVRSSMYATQWFLTVFAYKFPLEFVLRIFDIIFFEGIESLLKFAVNLMIKNEESLVTLRFDKLLTFLKNELFEYYLREPSDAESVVQTDLEASVKGMSSAEVVLDHGHAYEYHVDLFVRDAMNDVHITPISLNRYASEYEDLHQLERVKQDEFESLRVKNFQLEKEASKLSHEYALLDEEHISIAKELIQYRLDTETLLDENRDLTKNVETLETQLSDLKAKQSVPNPDAALPVDLRGDLERTMKRNTEVVALNSQLQDRIDDLEHTVRRLIFENKKYAGRQNAVDPPVGDATQTASTTDGGDPRERTSTTSTLSSGWSGFKKVFKK; from the coding sequence ATGGCAAAGAAGGGtaaaagaaagaacaagagcaagCAGTCTCAGATTACTTCCAATACAGGCACAATAGCAGGAGACAATACGTCAGTTAACCAGAATGAGACAATTAATGATCCCGCTGAGGTGACCGCAGATGTAACTAAACCTGACGACTTGAATACAGAGGAGGTTGCTGACCATGATACAACAGCTGAGAGAGCAGATGAGGATAATTTGAATACGTCAATTACAGGGGATGCTAGTGCAGTACCTGCTTCCGCGGGTGATGTTCCAGAGGAAATATCCTCAAATATCGCTAACGAGGAGCAGGAACTCGATTTGAATACTTTGCCCAATCTAAAAGTTGATAGGGAAGTTAATGAGGATTTATCAGCGAAAGAGGGTGGACAAATTGAGGCTGAAGTGCCCACGAATAAACTTGAAACAGAGATCAATGAAACCGTGGAAAGTATTTCCCAATTAAAGGAAAGCgagaaggggaacaaaGTCCCAAGATCACCACATGCCGACCCAGATATAGCAACTGATACCCATGATAATGATCTGAATAAAGATGCTCAAGACGGAATTGTAAGTGGCACGACTGTGAAACAGGATGTTGAAATTGGGAAAAACGTTGACCAGTTGAATGAATCTCAGTCAGATTTACACATTGATGACTTTGATATCACAAGCGAGGATTTAATTGATGAGGATAATTTAAACAAGACTGGAATAGACGAAAGCGGAAACGCTTTTTCAGAGGAACCGTTAGAGCTTGAGgtgacaaagaaaaatgtaGAAGACATTGGCAAGTCAAAAGAGTCAGATgccgaagaagaagtcgtACCCTCCcagaaaaatattgaaaattATTCCCTGACTAGCCCCAAAAAGGATAAGGACACCTCTCTTGGATCTGTTGGAATAGCAGCAGAATCCACTCAGGACGAGCTTGAAGAGATAGATTTCAACTCCCAACCTGTTACAGAGGAGGAACCTATTACCAAGGCCGACGAGGCAGAAATTGCCGATAAGGAATCTCATAATGAAACCAATTATAGAcctgaagaggaaagtgtaAATAATGTGGAGGATGATGCAAACATAAAGAGTAATGAGGATAATGAGTCAAAGTCCGTTTCTGGAGTTGTCGACCATGACAGAGAAGAGACGCCAGAAAACTCTGCCCGTCCTACGCAAACTCTGAATGAAGTTGACgcagcaccaccaccacttCCAGTTCGAAATGACGAGGGGAGTAAGAACTTGGAGCCCGCGATCGTCAGTCCGCCTCCCTTACCTATGAGAAGTACTTCGACACCAAAACAGCCCTCAAATGGGTTTAAACGTGACGGTGAACCGTCTGATAATGGTATTCCCAATGCCTGGACACCTGCAGCCTCTTTACTGGAGACGAAGACGCCAATAAGTAACAGAAGCTTCGGTAACTTTGAGAATTATGCAACGCCCGCTCGTTCCAGATTTATCTCTACTTCCTCTAATCAAATGAGTCCGGTCGACCCTACTATCGCTGATGTTAATCTTATCGTTAATAGGTTTCGTGTGGCAAGCGAACAAATTGGAGACGTCAACCCATCTGTGAGGGAAGGGATAGAGGCGGGTCACTCTTTACTGATATCGTCTTATACTCAATTACTGTCTCACCACGACGAGGGAAGTAACGAGGAGCCAGTCGCTGTGGAGGACCTTGAGTTGAAGGAGCTAAGCACTACTGATTGGACTTTTTGGACGGGTGTTGTCAACAATTTTGCTACGGTAGCAAATCAGAGCCCTGATaaattggaggaggagatcaCGAGGGGTATTCCGAGACGGATTAGAGGTATCATCTGGCAACTAATCGCTAGCTCTAAATCGCAGGAAATTGAGGATTTGTATCAGACTCTTTTCTCTACAGAGAGTTCACACGAGAGCAATATTAAGAGAGATCTCCAACGGACAAATTTTATCCCACAGGATAAAGTGGACTCGCTATTCAATATATTAAGGGTgtattcaatttttgatcCGGATGTTGGATACACACAGGGGATGGCGTTTATCGCGACCCCATTATTATTAAACTGCAACTCAGAAGCGGAGGCCTTTGGACTACTGATAGCTCTAATGAAAAACTACAACGTGAGGAGTTTCTTTCTACCGGAGATGCCGGGACTAATGTTAATGATGTATCAATTTGACAGGTTGTTAGAGGAAAACGTTCCTACGCTGTCCAATCATTTGCAAAGAGAGGGGGTACGGTCCAGCATGTACGCGACACAATGGTTCCTGACGGTGTTTGCTTACAAGTTTCCTCTGGAGTTTGTGTTACGGATATTCGATATCATCTTTTTCGAAGGTATTGAATCgctgttgaagtttgcTGTGAATTTGATGATAAAGAACGAGGAGTCGCTAGTGACGCTACGGTTTGACAAGTTACTgacgtttttgaaaaatgaaCTGTTTGAGTACTACCTGCGGGAGCCGAGTGATGCTGAATCTGTTGTACAGACTGACCTCGAGGCGTCCGTGAAGGGGATGTCGAGCGCGGAGGTGGTGTTGGACCACGGACACGCTTACGAGTACCATGTAGACTTGTTTGTCCGGGATGCGATGAACGACGTGCACATCACGCCAATATCGTTGAACAGGTACGCGTCAGAGTACGAGGACTTGCATCAACTGGAACGGGTGAAGCAAGACGAGTTCGAGTCCCTGCGGGTGAAGAACTTCCAGTTGGAAAAGGAGGCGTCTAAGCTGAGCCACGAGTACGCGCTTCTTGACGAGGAGCATATATCTATAGCGAAGGAGCTTATACAGTACCGGCTGGATACCGAGACTTTGCTCGATGAAAACAGGGACCTGACAAAGAACGTCGAAACATTGGAGACGCAGCTGTCCGATCTGAAGGCCAAACAGAGCGTTCCGAACCCTGATGCGGCGCTGCCTGTGGACTTACGGGGGGACCTGGAGAGGACAATGAAGCGGAACACGGAGGTGGTTGCCCTGAATTCCCAGTTGCAGGACCGCATCGACGATTTGGAACACACCGTGAGGCGGCTAATCTtcgaaaacaagaaatacgCGGGGAGACAAAATGCTGTGGACCCCCCCGTGGGTGATGCCACACAGACTGCCTCTACTACGGACGGGGGAGACCCCAGGGAGAGGACAAGCACCACATCCACATTAAGCAGTGGCTGGTCAGGTTTCAAGAAGGTCTTCAAGAAGTAG
- the RPL36B gene encoding 60S ribosomal protein eL36 (similar to Saccharomyces cerevisiae RPL36A (YMR194W) and RPL36B (YPL249C-A); ancestral locus Anc_6.283), protein MAVKTGIAVGLNKGKQVNAMTPAPKMSYKKGAISNRTQFVRSLVKEIAGLSPYERRLIDLIRNSGEKRARKVAKKRLGSFKRAKAKVEEMNNVIAASRRH, encoded by the coding sequence ATGGCCGTCAAGACTGGTATTGCTGTTGGTTTGAACAAGGGTAAGCAGGTCAATGCTATGACCCCAGCCCCAAAGATGTCCTACAAGAAGGGTGCCATCTCTAACAGAACCCAGTTCGTCCGCTCGCTGGTGAAGGAGATCGCTGGTCTGTCCCCATACGAAAGAAGACTGATCGACTTGATCAGAAACTCTGGTGAAAAGAGAGCCAGAAAGGTCGCCAAGAAGAGATTGGGTTCTTTCAAGAGAGCCAAGGCCAAGGTTGAGGAGATGAACAACGTCATCGCTGCCTCTCGTCGTCATTGA
- the ATG41 gene encoding Atg41p (similar to Saccharomyces cerevisiae ICY2 (YPL250C) and ICY1 (YMR195W); ancestral locus Anc_6.285): MSTSSFYSLEEQFGEEEDLFAFSVQQRGDMPSLSNSYNSKYEDSPASSYSSSLLPGGAQIVSIQQGSLQSLTYSNNYKLQSPGTIDDMIFDFDGEFSSGGLETQNVSDDQDPRGDTGAVDLDNFANVAQNNYRLWLSSV, translated from the coding sequence ATGTCTACAAGTTCATTCTATTCCCTAGAGGAACAATTTGGCGAGGAGGAGGACCTCTTCGCGTTTTCCGTACAGCAGAGAGGCGACATGCCCTCGCTGTCGAACAGTTACAACTCAAAGTACGAGGACTCTCCCGCATCCTCgtacagcagcagcttgCTCCCAGGAGGTGCTCAGATTGTATCGATACAGCAGGGATCACTGCAGTCGCTTACGTACTCAAATAACTACAAACTACAGTCCCCTGGGACCATCGATGACATGATATTTGACTTCGACGGCGAGTTCTCTTCCGGTGGTCTGGAAACACAGAACGTATCGGATGATCAAGACCCTCGGGGTGACACGGGGGCAGTGGATTTGGACAATTTTGCCAATGTCGCACAAAATAACTACAGACTGTGGCTTTCGTCCGTTTAA
- the YAH1 gene encoding adrenodoxin (similar to Saccharomyces cerevisiae YAH1 (YPL252C); ancestral locus Anc_6.288), with amino-acid sequence MFRLLLKNSMRPTILTVRSSGSSQLLNSSILTASRGFSRTRPRLHGHLRKPAKGEELKISFILKDGTSKTYEVAEGDTILDIAQGHNLDMEGACGGSCACSTCHVIVDPDYYDALQEPEDDENDMLDLAYGLTETSRLGCQVKMSKDIDGIRVALPQMTRNVNNKDFS; translated from the coding sequence ATGTTCAGATTGCTGCTGAAGAATTCAATGAGACCCACAATTCTAACTGTACGCAGCAGTGGCTCTAGCCAATTGCTGAACAGTAGTATACTGACTGCATCGCGCGGGTTCTCTCGCACAAGGCCGCGGTTACACGGACACCTGCGGAAACCGGCAAAAGGTGAGGAGCTCAAGATTTCGTTCATCCTCAAGGACGGCACAAGTAAGACATACGAAGTCGCAGAGGGCGACACGATCCTCGATATTGCACAGGGACACAATCTGGACATGGAAGGTGCATGTGGTGGGTCCTGTGCCTGCTCCACGTGCCACGTCATCGTGGACCCGGACTACTACGACGCGCTGCAGGAGCCGGAAGATGACGAGAACGACATGCTCGACCTGGCGTACGGGCTCACGGAGACAAGCAGGCTCGGATGCCAGGTCAAGATGTCCAAGGATATCGACGGGATCAGGGTCGCTCTGCCCCAGATGACCAGAAacgtcaacaacaaagacTTCAGCTGA
- the KNAG0D00740 gene encoding uncharacterized protein (similar to Saccharomyces cerevisiae YPL247C; ancestral locus Anc_6.276), with protein MDPFRNSKRSSISFGNSAQKKQPFHTSYLASPYSADPQGNDQPLDGANNLYATRSPLYSPLDFSNGSGTGPFAPPMGKGGSYVTTGNPQGGNFMSGQELMNSNGTGLGPNTRTCSYQEQFPLFGLDWSNDDFVCMSSYKEDSRNKIQVIQSPDLLSWNNVAQADVVYPISKVQWLPSHLHPRQFATASDSLRIWSLNEDTNSLQEQINLSLCKYKKQRNNTAGNKVNLAAAGGCLKNTTTAILGELPPVTSFDWNTVDTNLLVSSSIDTTCIVWDLQSPNYVKTQLIAHDSEVYDVRFLSQSTHLFASCGGDGSVRVFDLRSLAHSTIVYEPPAGEGTVNDVTAQNNALLRLEPSLMDPNIIATLVADSKDILILDMRNPESPALTLKGHSSLVNQIKWHPTKRNVLLSCSDDCQVLYWDLNTALDGSTPTSSSTSITGDTDISMAGTGYEHAIADDTRGKVLDTPNLFYANESQEINNIAWRPQRGDWFGYVSSKKFQNVRVF; from the coding sequence ATGGACCCGTTCCGCAACAGCAAGAGAAGTTCCATATCCTTTGGGAACTCCGCGCAGAAGAAGCAGCCATTCCACACGAGCTACTTGGCCTCGCCGTACTCTGCGGATCCGCAGGGGAACGACCAACCCCTCGACGGTGCGAACAATCTCTACGCAACAAGGTCGCCGCTGTACTCGCCGCTGGATTTTTCCAATGGCAGTGGCACAGGGCCCTTTGCACCGCCCATGGGGAAGGGAGGGAGCTATGTCACCACGGGGAACCCCCAGGGGGGGAACTTTATGAGTGGACAGGAACTCATGAACAGTAATGGTACCGGATTGGGCCCAAACACAAGGACTTGCTCCTACCAGGAACAGTTCCCGTTGTTCGGTCTTGACTGGAGTAACGACGATTTCGTGTGCATGAGCTCCTACAAGGAGGACAGCAGGAACAAAATCCAGGTGATCCAGTCGCCCGACCTGCTGTCGTGGAACAACGTGGCACAGGCGGACGTCGTGTACCCGATCAGTAAAGTTCAATGGCTGCCCAGTCACTTGCATCCGAGACAGTTCGCAACGGCGTCGGACTCCCTGCGCATCTGGTCCCTGAATGAGGACACAAACTCGCTGCAAGAACAGATTAACTTGTCCCTTTGTAAGTACAAGAAGCAGAGGAACAACACGGCGGGGAATAAAGTTAACTTGGCCGCCGCGGGGGGTTGTCTGAAGAACACTACGACCGCGATACTCGGGGAGTTACCACCAGTCACTTCATTCGATTGGAACACAGTCGATACAAACTTACTTGTTTCGAGTTCCATTGACACGACATGTATCGTGTGGGACTTGCAAAGTCCCAATTACGTGAAGACGCAGCTGATCGCACACGACAGCGAGGTTTACGACGTACGGTTCCTGTCCCAATCAACACACCTGTTTGCAAgttgtggtggtgacggCAGCGTCAGGGTGTTCGACCTGAGGTCCCTAGCGCACAGCACAATAGTCTACGAACCGCCCGCGGGGGAAGGGACAGTCAACGACGTCACCGCGCAGAACAACGCTCTCCTAAGGCTGGAACCGTCGCTCATGGACCCTAACATAATAGCAACGCTCGTTGCCGACTCGAAGGATATCCTCATCCTGGATATGAGGAACCCAGAGTCCCCTGCCTTGACACTGAAGGGGCACAGTTCTCTGGTGAACCAGATCAAGTGGCACCCTACGAAGAGGAATGTTCTCCTGTCCTGCAGTGATGACTGCCAGGTGCTCTACTGGGATTTGAACACCGCGCTTGACGGGTCCACTCCGACGAGTTCATCGACTTCTATCACGGGGGATACAGATATCAGCATGGCCGGTACGGGATATGAGCATGCCATTGCAGACGATACAAGGGGCAAGGTACTGGACACTCCGAACCTGTTCTATGCCAACGAGTCGCAAGAGATTAACAACATCGCATGGAGACCGCAGAGGGGGGACTGGTTTGGGTATGTGTCAAGTAAGAAATTCCAAAATGTAAGAGTATTTTGA
- the RBD2 gene encoding putative rhomboid protease RBD2 (similar to Saccharomyces cerevisiae RBD2 (YPL246C); ancestral locus Anc_6.274) encodes MLYVDKFLRLYRRPFGALSAVCCTLLALNVVLGMITSWWTVDTAIHPLEFMGSYLEGSKGVFELVNEVSAYPFDNQHRSFVPTVLNLLLLFPALSNFERIHGTVHTFFFLNVITVAFFVPYFSLCVVSPSDLHIGGVTYWMQILWAYFLAKESKLGAKIRFFNTQLRIPLAWCVPLLVLVLEYILLEKFDSLDTMICVIVGFLVAACEKLVKLLLPPSFIIAKVETLLLGEGKNKTSRLGIKYYKAANVKRDKKYKSLFAEPPLLPKTKKAKLKRVRRQPAQST; translated from the coding sequence ATGCTGTACGTGGATAAGTTTTTGCGGCTTTACCGAAGGCCGTTCGGTGCTCTGAGTGCCGTTTGTTGTACTTTGCTCGCCCTCAACGTCGTGCTTGGGATGATAACCTCCTGGTGGACGGTGGACACAGCGATACACCCTTTGGAATTTATGGGGTCGTATCTGGAGGGCAGCAAGGGGGTCTTCGAGCTGGTCAACGAGGTATCTGCTTACCCATTTGACAACCAACACAGGTCTTTTGTGCCCACTGTGTTGaacctgctgctgctgttcccCGCGTTGTCGAATTTCGAGAGGATCCATGGCACGGTGcacactttcttcttcttgaacgTGATCACGGTCGCGTTCTTCGTCCCTTACTTTTCGCTGTGCGTCGTGTCCCCCTCCGACTTGCACATCGGCGGGGTCACTTACTGGATGCAGATTCTGTGGGCGTACTTTCTTGCGAAGGAGAGTAAGCTCGGCGCCAAAATTCGGTTCTTCAACACGCAATTGAGGATCCCGCTCGCGTGGTGTGTACCTCTACTCGTGCTCGTGCTCGAGTACATCCTGCTCGAAAAGTTCGACTCTCTGGACACGATGATATGTGTCATCGTCGGATTTCTCGTCGCAGCATGCGAGAAACTCGTGAAATTGCTCCTCCCACCAAGCTTCATCATCGCGAAAGTCGAGACCCTCCTGCTAGGAGAGGGCAAGAACAAAACCTCGCGTCTAGGCATCAAGTACTACAAGGCCGCAAACGTCAAGAGGGACAAAAAGTACAAGTCCCTCTTCGCGGAACCGCCACTGCTGCCAAAGACAAAGAAGgccaagttgaagagggTAAGGAGGCAGCCCGCGCAGTCAACCTGA